From a region of the Mercurialis annua linkage group LG1-X, ddMerAnnu1.2, whole genome shotgun sequence genome:
- the LOC126665018 gene encoding monogalactosyldiacylglycerol synthase 2, chloroplastic-like, with product MVMEVASPKKASITEVLQKVYGNFGSNSGNFNNNNNNNNNVKKYYIHESEDDFEDEDGTMELVQIGAERTKNVLILMSDTGGGHRASAEAIKDAFKLEYGDEYRIIVKDVWKEYTGWPLNDMERQYKFMVKHVQLWKVAFHSTSPKWIHSWYLAAIAAYYAKEVEAGLMEYKPDIIISVHPMMQHIPLWVLKWQGLQKKVVFVTVITDLNTCHPTWFHPGVNRCYCPSNEVAKRALVDGLDESQIRVFGLPIRPSFAHAVHSKDELREELEMDPDLPAVLLMGGGEGMGPVKKTAEALGQSLFDKELDKPIGQLIIICGRNKVLKSSLESMEWKIPVKIRAFETQMEKWMGACDCIITKAGPGTIAEALIKGLPIILNDYIPGQEKGNVPYVVDNGAGVFIRSPKETARVVKEWFTTKKNEFETMSANSRKLAQPEAVFDIVRDMHQLAQERGPLAKIPYILTSSFTGLI from the exons atggTGATGGAAGTTGCATCTCCCAAGAAAGCTTCGATAACAGAGGtattacagaaagtgtacgGCAATTTTGGGTCAAATAGTGGCAACTTtaataataacaacaataataataataatgtaaaGAAATATTATATTCATGAAAGTGAAGATGATTTTGAAGACGAAGATGGGACTATGGAGCTTGTTCAAATTGGTGCAGAAAGAACCAAAAATGTGTTGATTCTTATGAGTGATACAGGTGGCGGTCATCGTGCTTCTGCTGAGGCCATTAAAGATGCTTTCAAGCTCGAGTATGGTGATGAATACAGG ATAATTGTGAAGGATGTGTGGAAAGAGTACACAGGATGGCCATTGAATGACATGGAGAGGCAATACAAATTCATGGTGAAACATGTTCAGCTATGGAAGGTGGCATTTCATAGTACCTCTCCGAAATGGATACATAGCTGGTATCTTGCTGCAATTGCTGCTTACTATGCCAA AGAGGTGGAGGCCGGTTTAATGGAGTACAAGCCGGATATTATCATCAGCGTTCATCCGATGATGCAGCATATTCCTTTATGGGTTCTTAAATGGCAAGGTTTACAAAAGAAAGTGGTTTTTGTTACTGTCATTACGGATCTCAATACATGTCATCCTACATG GTTTCATCCCGGAGTTAATAGATGTTACTGCCCTTCGAATGAGGTAGCCAAGAGGGCATTAGTAGATGGTCTCGATGAGTCTCAAATCCGTGTTTTTGGCTTGCCTATTCGGCCTTCTTTCGCTCATGCAGTTCATTCTAAG GATGAATTAAGAGAGGAGCTTGAGATGGATCCTGATTTGCCTGCAGTTTTGCTGATGGGTGGTGGTGAAGGTATGGGTCCTGTTAAGAAAACTGCAGAGGCTTTAGGACAATCACTTTTCGATAAGGAACTTGATAAACCAATCGGACAATTGATTATAATATGTGGGCGTAATAAGGTTCTTAAATCTTCTCTAGAATCTATGGAGTGGAAGATACCTGTTAAG ATCAGAGCATTCGAAACACAGATGGAGAAATGGATGGGAGCTTGTGACTGCATAATCACCAAA GCTGGACCTGGTACAATTGCAGAGGCATTGATCAAAGGCCTACCAATTATACTCAATGACTACATTCCTGGACAG GAAAAGGGCAATGTGCCTTATGTGGTAGACAACGGAGCTGGTGTGTTCATCAGAAGTCCTAAAGAAACAGCAAGAGTCGTAAAAGAATGGTTTACGACGAAAAAAAACGAATTTGAGACAATGTCAGCGAATTCACGTAAGCTAGCACAACCGGAAGCAGTATTCGACATTGTAAGAGACATGCATCAGCTTGCTCAAGAACGAGGTCCGCTAGCCAAAATACCTTACATACTGACATCATCATTTACAGGACTAATATGA